Proteins from a single region of Nocardioides anomalus:
- a CDS encoding ScyD/ScyE family protein, whose translation MNKRHLVAASAAAALVGSLGAVGGFSSAARAETAEKPTVTPVASKLVSPLSLAVAPDGTRYFSDNFAGLLYKQVPGAAPTVIFQGPKKAEVGAVSYAGGQLRFAVSQGDNEKGQVWTLDSAGTPVLVGDTGKAEKKQNPDGRYHYGFRNLPDSCLLDPEMPIQSWGLKETHPYASTVLNGTTYVADAGANAVFAFGADGSVRSFMVPAAVATITPAAAKGMELPKCAIGKKFAVEAVPTDIEVGPDGKLYVTSLPGGPEDGSLGALGRVVRMDPTTGKAKTVVDGLVSPTGLAVDASGDLYVAQLFPGLISKVAAGSKKAKPFAQVPFPGDVEIAPGGGLVATAYALPGKKPKGQVVTVTP comes from the coding sequence ATGAACAAGCGTCACCTGGTCGCCGCCTCCGCCGCGGCCGCCCTGGTCGGCAGCCTCGGCGCCGTCGGCGGCTTCAGCAGCGCCGCCCGCGCGGAGACGGCCGAGAAGCCGACCGTCACCCCGGTCGCCTCGAAGCTGGTCTCGCCGCTGAGCCTGGCCGTCGCGCCGGACGGCACCCGCTACTTCTCCGACAACTTCGCCGGGCTGCTCTACAAGCAGGTCCCCGGCGCGGCCCCGACCGTGATCTTCCAGGGCCCCAAGAAGGCCGAGGTCGGCGCGGTGTCCTACGCCGGCGGCCAGCTGCGGTTCGCGGTCAGCCAGGGCGACAACGAGAAGGGTCAGGTCTGGACGCTCGACAGCGCCGGCACCCCGGTGCTCGTCGGCGACACCGGCAAGGCCGAGAAGAAGCAGAACCCCGACGGCCGCTACCACTACGGCTTCCGCAACCTGCCCGACTCCTGCCTGCTCGACCCCGAGATGCCGATCCAGAGCTGGGGGCTCAAGGAGACCCACCCCTACGCCTCGACGGTGCTCAACGGCACGACGTACGTCGCCGACGCCGGCGCCAACGCGGTCTTCGCCTTCGGCGCCGACGGCTCCGTCCGCTCCTTCATGGTCCCGGCCGCGGTCGCCACGATCACCCCCGCGGCGGCCAAGGGCATGGAGCTGCCGAAGTGCGCCATCGGCAAGAAGTTCGCCGTCGAGGCGGTCCCGACCGACATCGAGGTCGGCCCCGACGGCAAGCTCTACGTCACCAGCCTGCCCGGCGGTCCCGAGGACGGCTCGCTCGGCGCCCTGGGTCGGGTCGTCCGCATGGACCCGACCACCGGCAAGGCCAAGACCGTCGTCGACGGGCTGGTGAGCCCGACCGGGCTCGCCGTCGACGCGAGCGGCGACCTGTACGTCGCGCAGCTGTTCCCGGGTCTCATCAGCAAGGTCGCGGCCGGCTCGAAGAAGGCCAAGCCCTTCGCGCAGGTCCCGTTCCCCGGCGACGTCGAGATCGCGCCCGGCGGCGGGCTCGTCGCCACCGCCTACGCGCTGCCCGGCAAGAAGCCCAAGGGCCAGGTCGTCACCGTCACCCCCTGA
- a CDS encoding ScyD/ScyE family protein produces MRHRHLVAAAAALLLAAGTAGSAHGAPGAVRAKPSVTPVAKHLVGPLSVAQAPDGTRYWTDSFAGPLYRQLPGGQPTVVFPGSKKFTAEAVSADGGVLRFATSHNNKVAHVWTLDAAGAPVAVADTFAYEKANNPDGRFTYGFLKTPKSCLAQLPKQIPGSYQGSVESHPYATASANGTTYVADAGANAILAISATGTVSTVAALKPVKVKVSASAAKANKLPSCVVGKKFALEAVPTDVEVGPDGQLYVTSLPGGPEDASLGLNGRVLRVDPATGAVSEVVGGLLSPTGVAVAANGDVYVAQLFPGVISRIAAGSHQAKTYAKVPFPAAVEATPTALLATVNALPGKGKPRGQVVTITP; encoded by the coding sequence ATGCGTCACCGTCACCTCGTCGCCGCGGCCGCGGCGCTCCTGCTGGCCGCCGGCACCGCCGGCTCGGCCCACGGCGCGCCAGGAGCCGTCAGGGCCAAGCCGAGCGTCACCCCCGTCGCCAAGCACCTCGTCGGACCGCTGAGCGTCGCGCAGGCACCCGACGGCACCCGCTACTGGACCGACAGCTTCGCCGGTCCGCTCTACCGCCAGCTCCCGGGTGGCCAGCCCACCGTCGTCTTCCCGGGCTCGAAGAAGTTCACCGCCGAGGCCGTCTCGGCCGACGGTGGCGTGCTGCGCTTCGCCACGTCGCACAACAACAAGGTCGCCCACGTCTGGACCCTGGACGCCGCGGGCGCCCCGGTCGCCGTGGCCGACACCTTCGCCTACGAGAAGGCGAACAACCCCGACGGGCGGTTCACCTACGGCTTCCTCAAGACGCCGAAGTCGTGCCTGGCCCAGCTGCCGAAGCAGATCCCGGGTTCCTACCAGGGCAGTGTCGAGTCGCACCCGTACGCCACGGCGTCGGCCAACGGGACGACCTACGTGGCCGACGCCGGCGCCAACGCGATCCTGGCCATCTCGGCCACCGGCACGGTCTCCACCGTCGCCGCGCTCAAGCCGGTCAAGGTCAAGGTCTCGGCCAGCGCGGCCAAGGCCAACAAGCTGCCGTCCTGCGTGGTCGGCAAGAAGTTCGCCCTGGAGGCCGTGCCCACCGACGTCGAGGTCGGACCCGACGGGCAGCTCTACGTCACCAGCCTGCCCGGTGGACCCGAGGACGCGAGCCTCGGCCTCAACGGCCGGGTGCTCAGGGTCGACCCGGCCACCGGCGCGGTGAGCGAGGTCGTCGGCGGTCTGCTCAGCCCGACCGGCGTCGCCGTGGCCGCCAACGGTGACGTGTACGTCGCCCAGCTGTTCCCGGGGGTGATCTCGCGGATCGCGGCCGGGAGCCACCAGGCCAAGACCTACGCCAAGGTGCCGTTCCCGGCCGCCGTGGAGGCGACGCCCACCGCTCTGCTCGCCACCGTCAACGCCCTGCCGGGCAAGGGCAAGCCCCGGGGTCAGGTCGTCACGATCACGCCCTGA
- the meaB gene encoding methylmalonyl Co-A mutase-associated GTPase MeaB has translation MSSSVTEPVASLLAGVRAGRRADVSRAITLVESSKRAHREQARELLTALTQEYGVRSPAVRVGISGVPGVGKSTFIEALGTRLTAAGHRVGVLAVDPSSIRTGGSVLGDKTRMARLANDPHAYIRPSPAAGTLGGVARATVQAMAVLEAAAYDVVLVETVGVGQSEVTVAGMVDTFLFLTLARTGDQLQGIKKGILEIADVIAVNKADPRSGDGPDREGEARAAARELAGALRLVRGKSEWAPPVVTVSALHDVGVDDLWGQVLAHRAHLGADGLADKRAEQQLDFTWALVRDELDQRLRHSDGVRAIRDDVRAAVLAGELPAPVAADRLLAAYDGASPEG, from the coding sequence GTGAGCAGCTCGGTCACTGAGCCGGTCGCGAGCCTGCTCGCGGGCGTCCGGGCGGGGCGCCGGGCGGACGTCTCGCGCGCGATCACGCTCGTCGAGTCGTCCAAGCGCGCCCACCGCGAGCAGGCCCGCGAGCTCCTGACCGCCCTCACCCAGGAGTACGGCGTGCGCTCGCCCGCGGTGCGCGTGGGCATCTCCGGCGTCCCCGGGGTCGGCAAGTCGACGTTCATCGAGGCCCTCGGCACCCGGCTGACCGCGGCCGGCCACCGCGTCGGCGTGCTGGCCGTGGACCCCTCGAGCATCCGCACCGGCGGCTCGGTGCTCGGGGACAAGACCCGGATGGCCCGGCTGGCCAACGACCCGCACGCCTACATCCGACCCTCGCCGGCCGCGGGCACGCTCGGCGGCGTGGCCCGCGCGACCGTGCAGGCGATGGCGGTGCTCGAGGCGGCGGCCTACGACGTGGTGCTGGTCGAGACCGTCGGCGTCGGCCAGTCCGAGGTGACGGTGGCCGGCATGGTCGACACCTTCCTCTTCCTCACCCTGGCCCGCACCGGCGACCAGCTGCAGGGCATCAAGAAGGGCATCCTCGAGATCGCCGACGTCATCGCGGTGAACAAGGCCGATCCCCGCAGCGGCGACGGCCCCGACCGGGAGGGCGAGGCCCGCGCAGCGGCCCGCGAGCTGGCCGGTGCGCTGCGCCTGGTCCGCGGCAAGAGCGAGTGGGCGCCGCCGGTGGTGACCGTCAGCGCGCTGCACGACGTGGGCGTGGACGACCTGTGGGGGCAGGTGCTGGCCCACCGCGCGCACCTCGGCGCGGACGGACTGGCCGACAAGCGCGCCGAGCAGCAGCTCGATTTCACCTGGGCCCTGGTCCGTGACGAGCTCGACCAGCGGCTGCGCCACTCCGACGGCGTGCGCGCGATCCGCGACGACGTCCGCGCCGCGGTGCTGGCCGGCGAGCTCCCCGCGCCGGTCGCGGCGGACCGGCTGCTCGCGGCGTACGACGGGGCGTCACCGGAGGGGTGA
- a CDS encoding ScyD/ScyE family protein, whose amino-acid sequence MHRGSSLVAATLLLLTTAGPASGAPALPRERALDSGLLSPLSIAVAEDGTVWYSENYAGLLHRRGRDGRTTTPARAPGDLELSAVGERDGTVWYAVTGAGHTIGRLHRLSPDGSDVVEADLYAHERSENPDRGYRYGFDRLPPGCRAQVAGADRAAYRGKAETHPVASLPAHGAVYVADAAANAVLAVVDGTVTTVVALPPVRTTMTSAYAEENGFPACTVGRAYWAEAVPTDVEAGPLGRLYVTSLPGGPGELDGRPAGRILEVLPLTGQVRVLADGLDQPVGLAVAASGDVYVSELQGDRISLVRAGTRTPESYVEVTYPGDVEHAPDGLVATTDVLSGTNGIDPPEGELVKLN is encoded by the coding sequence ATGCACCGGGGATCCTCGCTCGTCGCCGCCACGCTGCTGCTGCTGACGACGGCGGGCCCGGCCTCGGGAGCGCCGGCGCTGCCGCGGGAGCGGGCGCTGGACAGCGGACTGCTGAGCCCGCTCAGCATCGCCGTGGCCGAGGACGGCACGGTCTGGTACTCCGAGAACTACGCCGGCCTGCTCCACCGCCGGGGCCGCGACGGCCGGACCACCACCCCGGCGCGGGCGCCGGGGGACCTCGAGCTCAGCGCGGTGGGCGAGCGCGACGGCACGGTCTGGTACGCCGTGACGGGCGCCGGCCACACGATCGGCCGGCTGCACCGCCTGTCGCCCGACGGCAGCGACGTGGTCGAGGCCGACCTCTACGCCCACGAGCGGAGCGAGAACCCCGACCGTGGCTACCGCTACGGCTTCGACCGGCTGCCCCCCGGCTGCCGCGCACAGGTCGCCGGGGCCGACCGGGCGGCGTACCGCGGGAAGGCGGAGACGCACCCGGTGGCGTCCCTGCCGGCGCACGGCGCCGTGTACGTCGCGGACGCCGCGGCCAACGCGGTGCTCGCGGTCGTCGACGGCACCGTCACCACCGTCGTCGCGCTGCCGCCGGTGCGCACGACCATGACGTCGGCGTACGCCGAGGAGAACGGCTTCCCCGCCTGCACGGTGGGTCGCGCCTACTGGGCCGAAGCCGTGCCGACCGACGTGGAGGCGGGTCCGCTGGGCCGGCTCTACGTCACCAGCCTCCCCGGCGGGCCGGGGGAGCTCGACGGCCGGCCGGCCGGTCGCATCCTCGAGGTCCTGCCCCTGACCGGTCAGGTCCGGGTGCTCGCCGACGGGCTCGACCAGCCGGTGGGGCTCGCGGTCGCGGCCAGCGGCGACGTCTACGTCAGCGAGCTCCAGGGCGACCGGATCTCGCTGGTGCGCGCCGGCACCCGCACGCCCGAGTCCTACGTCGAGGTCACCTACCCCGGCGACGTGGAGCACGCCCCGGACGGCCTGGTGGCCACGACCGACGTGCTGAGCGGCACCAACGGGATCGACCCGCCCGAGGGCGAGCTGGTGAAGTTGAACTAG
- a CDS encoding BMP family lipoprotein produces the protein MRRTRKIASVLTVGILALGATACGDDSDSGSDSGGGSAGGGDETTSASSDIKVGMAYDVGGRGDQSFNDSAAAGLDKAKDEFGFDADESEATDGEAESAREERLVTFAEAGYDPIIAVGFAYAESVGKVAAQYPDTHFAIIDDSSLADTPNVASLVFAEEQGSFLVGAAAALKSEAGHIGFVGGVETPLIQKFQAGYEAGAKEVNPDITIDVTYLSQPPDFSGFGDPAKGKTAAEGMYQNGADIVYHAAGGSGGGVFEAAADAGAKAIGVDSDQYNTADPSVQDVIMTSMLKNVDVAVYNYLSEVNDGNFPTGVTTYDLKVDGVGYSTSGGQIDDIVDKLDAYKQQIIDGDITVPTEPAS, from the coding sequence TTGCGACGCACCAGGAAGATCGCATCCGTCCTGACCGTGGGCATCCTGGCCCTCGGCGCGACCGCGTGCGGCGACGACAGCGACAGCGGTAGCGACAGCGGCGGCGGCAGCGCCGGCGGTGGCGACGAGACCACGAGCGCCAGCTCCGACATCAAGGTCGGCATGGCCTACGACGTGGGCGGGCGGGGCGACCAGTCGTTCAACGACTCCGCGGCGGCGGGCCTGGACAAGGCCAAGGACGAGTTCGGCTTCGACGCCGACGAGTCCGAGGCCACGGACGGCGAGGCCGAGTCGGCCCGCGAGGAGCGGCTCGTCACCTTCGCCGAGGCCGGCTACGACCCGATCATCGCCGTGGGCTTCGCCTACGCCGAGTCGGTCGGCAAGGTCGCGGCGCAGTACCCCGACACCCACTTCGCGATCATCGACGACTCCAGCCTCGCCGACACCCCGAACGTGGCCAGCCTGGTCTTCGCCGAGGAGCAGGGCTCGTTCCTGGTCGGCGCGGCCGCCGCGCTGAAGTCCGAGGCCGGCCACATCGGCTTCGTCGGTGGCGTCGAGACCCCGCTGATCCAGAAGTTCCAGGCGGGCTACGAGGCAGGCGCCAAGGAGGTCAACCCCGACATCACGATCGACGTGACCTACCTGAGCCAGCCGCCGGACTTCTCCGGCTTCGGTGACCCGGCCAAGGGCAAGACCGCGGCCGAGGGCATGTACCAGAACGGCGCCGACATCGTCTACCACGCGGCCGGCGGCTCCGGCGGCGGCGTCTTCGAGGCGGCGGCCGACGCCGGCGCGAAGGCCATCGGCGTCGACTCCGACCAGTACAACACCGCCGACCCGTCGGTGCAGGACGTCATCATGACCTCGATGCTCAAGAACGTCGACGTCGCGGTGTACAACTACCTCTCCGAGGTCAACGACGGGAACTTCCCGACCGGCGTGACCACCTACGACCTCAAGGTCGACGGCGTGGGCTACTCCACCAGCGGTGGCCAGATCGACGACATCGTCGACAAGCTGGACGCCTACAAGCAGCAGATCATCGACGGCGACATCACCGTGCCGACCGAGCCGGCCAGCTGA
- a CDS encoding ABC transporter permease, translating into MTPRMTKLLLAVSAPVLALVAAFAITSLVLAAAGDPVMDVWSQILSWPERRNLANIIDNATVLYLSGIAVAIGFRMNLFNIGVDGQYRVAAFTAAVVAGEAWLPGYLNTALAIVCAMAVGAVWAGIAGVLRATRGVSEVISTIMLNAIATAVVAYLLRKVAVRAEGSNAIGTKKIQESSQIPNIGIGDGPGQEVYGFVVIAVLVGFAYWFVLNKTRFGFDLRATGRSTTAAVASGIRITRMTVAAMLISGAVAGLVGLPILFGESFQYGSTFQSGLGFAGIAIALLGRNHPIGVAVGALLFAFLDEQSNPLQILVGVSPDIVAITQGVIVLTVVISYEIVRRYGVRLEQQAVARALTHDRAQREEVPA; encoded by the coding sequence GTGACCCCCCGCATGACCAAGCTGCTGCTCGCCGTCAGCGCCCCGGTGCTGGCCCTCGTGGCGGCGTTCGCGATCACCAGCCTGGTGCTGGCCGCGGCCGGCGACCCGGTGATGGACGTCTGGAGCCAGATCCTGTCCTGGCCCGAGCGACGCAACCTGGCCAACATCATCGACAACGCCACCGTGCTCTACCTCTCCGGGATCGCGGTGGCCATCGGGTTCCGGATGAACCTGTTCAACATCGGCGTCGACGGGCAGTACCGCGTCGCGGCCTTCACCGCCGCCGTGGTGGCGGGGGAGGCGTGGCTGCCGGGCTACCTCAACACCGCCCTGGCCATCGTCTGCGCCATGGCCGTCGGCGCGGTGTGGGCCGGCATCGCGGGCGTGCTGCGCGCGACCCGGGGCGTCAGCGAGGTGATCTCCACGATCATGCTCAACGCGATCGCCACCGCCGTCGTGGCCTACCTGCTGCGCAAGGTCGCGGTCCGGGCCGAGGGCTCCAACGCGATCGGCACCAAGAAGATCCAGGAGAGCAGCCAGATCCCCAACATCGGGATCGGCGACGGCCCGGGCCAGGAGGTCTACGGCTTCGTGGTCATCGCCGTCCTGGTCGGCTTCGCCTACTGGTTCGTGCTCAACAAGACCCGCTTCGGCTTCGACCTGCGCGCCACCGGCCGCTCGACCACCGCCGCGGTGGCCAGCGGCATCCGGATCACCCGGATGACGGTCGCCGCGATGCTCATCTCCGGCGCGGTCGCGGGGCTCGTCGGCCTGCCGATCCTGTTCGGGGAGAGCTTCCAGTACGGCTCGACGTTCCAGTCCGGCCTCGGCTTCGCCGGCATCGCCATCGCCCTGCTGGGCCGCAACCACCCGATCGGCGTCGCGGTGGGCGCGCTGCTCTTCGCCTTCCTCGACGAGCAGTCCAACCCGCTGCAGATCCTCGTGGGCGTCTCGCCCGACATCGTCGCCATCACCCAGGGCGTCATCGTGCTGACCGTCGTCATCTCCTACGAGATCGTGCGCCGCTACGGCGTACGCCTCGAGCAGCAGGCGGTGGCCCGCGCCTTGACCCACGACCGTGCCCAGCGCGAGGAGGTTCCCGCATGA
- a CDS encoding ABC transporter ATP-binding protein → MTDIAEGAQAEAATGSVTVRLRGIGKRFPGVIANDDINIDVRRGTIHAIVGENGAGKSTLMKILYGVQPPDSGTIEINDQQVTLHSPADAIKAGVGMVFQHFMLADNLTVLENVVLGAERLHGIGGEARAEIQRISDSYGLGIDPDRLVEELGVGARQRVEILKVLYRGAQIVILDEPTAVLVPQEVDELFGNLQELKREGLSVIFISHKLDEVLSVADEITVIRRGTTVRTVTPHEVTARQLAELMVGSELPSPSTETSTVTDELLLSVQGLGLPAPEGRPLLQDITFDIHRGEVLGIAGVEGNGQAELVETIMGMRTGATGTIRLQDRDLSPLSTRERREGGIGYIPEDRHRHGLLLDAPLWENRILGHQTREPNVRGPLIDKGAARADTERIISEYDVRTPGPDVLARALSGGNQQKLIVGREMSGDPVLLIAAHPTRGVDVGAQAAIWDHIKNARRQGLAVLLISADLDELIGLSDRIEVILRGRLVGSFDPSQVTPEQLGSAMTGAGPEVAA, encoded by the coding sequence GTGACCGACATCGCCGAGGGGGCGCAGGCGGAGGCTGCCACGGGCAGCGTGACCGTCCGGCTGCGGGGCATCGGGAAGAGGTTCCCGGGCGTCATCGCCAACGACGACATCAACATCGACGTGCGCCGCGGCACGATCCACGCGATCGTCGGCGAGAACGGCGCCGGCAAGTCGACGCTCATGAAGATCCTCTACGGCGTGCAGCCGCCGGACTCCGGCACCATCGAGATCAACGACCAGCAGGTCACGCTGCACTCACCGGCCGACGCCATCAAGGCCGGCGTCGGCATGGTCTTCCAGCACTTCATGCTGGCCGACAACCTCACCGTGCTGGAGAACGTCGTCCTGGGCGCGGAGCGGCTGCACGGCATCGGCGGCGAGGCGCGCGCCGAGATCCAGCGCATCTCCGACTCCTACGGCCTGGGCATCGACCCCGACCGGCTGGTCGAGGAGCTCGGCGTCGGCGCCCGCCAGCGGGTGGAGATCCTCAAGGTCCTCTACCGCGGCGCCCAGATCGTCATCCTCGACGAGCCCACCGCCGTCCTGGTGCCCCAGGAGGTCGACGAGCTGTTCGGCAACCTGCAGGAGCTCAAGCGCGAGGGCCTGTCGGTCATCTTCATCTCCCACAAGCTCGACGAGGTCCTGAGCGTCGCCGACGAGATCACCGTGATCCGCCGCGGCACGACGGTGCGGACCGTGACGCCGCACGAGGTCACCGCGCGCCAGCTGGCCGAGCTGATGGTCGGCTCCGAGCTGCCCTCGCCGTCCACGGAGACCTCGACGGTGACCGACGAGCTGCTCCTGTCGGTGCAGGGTCTGGGACTCCCCGCCCCCGAGGGCCGGCCGCTGCTGCAGGACATCACCTTCGACATCCACCGCGGCGAGGTGCTGGGCATCGCGGGCGTCGAGGGCAACGGCCAGGCCGAGCTGGTCGAGACGATCATGGGGATGCGCACCGGCGCGACCGGCACCATCCGCCTGCAGGACCGCGACCTCAGCCCGCTCTCCACCCGCGAGCGCCGCGAGGGCGGCATCGGCTACATCCCCGAGGACCGGCACCGCCACGGCCTGCTCCTGGACGCGCCGCTGTGGGAGAACCGCATCCTCGGCCACCAGACCCGCGAGCCCAACGTCCGCGGCCCGCTCATCGACAAGGGCGCGGCCCGGGCCGACACCGAGCGCATCATCAGCGAGTACGACGTCCGCACGCCCGGCCCCGACGTGCTCGCGCGGGCCCTGTCGGGCGGCAACCAGCAGAAGCTGATCGTCGGGCGCGAGATGAGCGGCGACCCGGTGCTGCTCATCGCGGCCCACCCGACCCGCGGCGTCGACGTCGGCGCCCAGGCCGCGATCTGGGACCACATCAAGAACGCCCGGCGCCAGGGGCTCGCGGTCCTGCTCATCTCCGCGGACCTCGATGAGCTCATCGGCCTGTCCGACCGCATCGAGGTCATCCTGCGCGGCCGGCTCGTCGGGTCGTTCGACCCCAGCCAGGTGACGCCGGAGCAGCTCGGCTCCGCGATGACCGGCGCCGGACCGGAGGTGGCCGCGTGA
- a CDS encoding amidohydrolase, which translates to MPDHAGAAGSATPVIAEVVEKHESDLVDLRRDLHAHPELSWSEQRTSELVATRVQAAGWRVEHSTRTGFTADLGADGSLVGLRADMDALPVQDLTDDPYRSTVDGVAHACGHDVHTTALLGAALALAEVHDRGLLPGRVRLLFQPAEEVMPGGALHLMSEGALSGVERVFALHCDPGVDVGQIGLRLGPLTSAADRVEVRLTGTGGHTSRPHLTGDLTFALAKVTTELPAVLSRRMDPRAGVSVVWGSIHAGSAPNVIPDQGTVTGTVRILDAVAWADCEVVVRQVVDELVRPYGVSAEIDYQRGVPPVVNDPVANRILAEAVRAHLGEHGQVAAPQSLGAEDFGWYLDRVPGAMMRLGTRAPGGPTYDLHQGNLRVDERAVGIGAKLLAESAVRSLTRR; encoded by the coding sequence ATGCCCGACCACGCCGGGGCCGCAGGGTCCGCCACCCCCGTGATCGCCGAGGTCGTGGAGAAGCACGAGTCCGACCTCGTCGACCTGCGGCGCGACCTGCACGCCCACCCGGAGCTGTCCTGGTCCGAACAGCGCACCTCCGAGCTGGTCGCGACCCGGGTCCAGGCCGCCGGGTGGCGGGTCGAGCACTCCACGCGCACGGGCTTCACGGCCGACCTGGGCGCCGACGGCTCCCTGGTCGGGCTGCGCGCCGACATGGACGCGCTCCCGGTCCAGGACCTGACCGACGACCCCTACCGCAGCACCGTGGACGGCGTGGCCCACGCCTGCGGCCACGACGTGCACACCACGGCGCTGCTCGGCGCCGCCCTGGCCCTGGCCGAGGTCCACGACCGCGGGCTGCTGCCCGGCCGGGTGCGGCTGCTCTTCCAGCCGGCCGAGGAGGTCATGCCCGGCGGTGCCCTGCACCTGATGAGCGAGGGTGCGCTGTCCGGCGTGGAACGGGTCTTCGCGCTGCACTGCGACCCGGGCGTCGACGTCGGCCAGATCGGGCTGCGCCTCGGGCCGCTGACCAGCGCCGCCGACCGGGTCGAGGTCCGGCTCACCGGCACCGGCGGCCACACCAGCCGTCCGCACCTGACCGGCGACCTCACCTTCGCGCTGGCCAAGGTCACCACCGAGCTGCCCGCCGTCCTGAGCCGGCGCATGGACCCCCGCGCCGGCGTCAGCGTCGTGTGGGGCAGCATCCACGCCGGCTCGGCGCCCAACGTCATCCCCGACCAGGGCACGGTCACCGGCACCGTCCGGATCCTCGACGCCGTGGCCTGGGCCGACTGCGAGGTCGTGGTCCGCCAGGTCGTCGACGAGCTGGTCCGCCCCTACGGCGTCAGCGCCGAGATCGACTACCAGCGCGGCGTCCCGCCGGTCGTCAACGACCCCGTCGCCAACCGGATCCTGGCGGAGGCCGTGCGCGCCCACCTCGGCGAGCACGGCCAGGTCGCGGCGCCCCAGAGCCTGGGGGCCGAGGACTTCGGCTGGTACCTCGACCGGGTCCCCGGAGCGATGATGCGCCTCGGGACCCGCGCGCCCGGCGGCCCGACGTACGACCTGCACCAGGGCAACCTGCGCGTCGACGAGCGCGCCGTCGGCATCGGCGCCAAGCTGCTGGCCGAGTCGGCCGTGCGCAGCCTCACCCGCCGCTGA